One Verrucomicrobiota bacterium genomic window carries:
- the gyrA gene encoding DNA gyrase subunit A, producing MSDQPIPTPNEGQPPQPAQPVGARPLFAANEKITKINVADEIKNSFLDYSMSVIISRALPDVRDGLKPSQRRILYAMNDLGVQPNRKHVKCAKIVGETMGNYHPHGDQAIYPTLVHMAQPWAMRDRLIEGQGNFGSVDGDPPASMRYTEARLAHLGAVLMVDMQKDTVDFVPNYDETRTEPTVFPAAFPNLLVNGGTGIAVGMATNIPPHNLGEVIDGVCAQIDNPAITIPQLMKFIKGPDFPTGCTVCGLDAIKQYFTTGRGSIKARGRVVIEQLKGNKEQIVITEIPYNVNRAGLVERLAEMVNEKTPGLTDISAIRDESDENTRVVIELKRDGIPKVVVNNLYQLTQLETSFSVNMLAIDHGRPKTLNLKELINCYIEHRREVILRRTRFELRQAEERAELLEGYLIALANLDEFIHIIRSSSTREEAKIKLLAFEWSRAQVETLGILIRSEARLISGRYSLSEHQVNAILELRLYQLTGLEIDKVEAEYKKLIELIKDLLDILAREERVFAIIKDELRGVKEKYATPRLTELMPDEGEMAIEDLIANEGVIITITHNSLIKRTNISNYRAQRRGGKGVIGMATKEGVVVEGEEKDFIEHLFTANTHDYLMFFTSTGRIYVERVYEVPDMGRAAKGRSIANLLEMQANEKVAAMMCINSKTGPTKDDLTWQQPGCLFFATQKGTVKKTALEEFANVRKGGIIAINIEPGDTLIDVKMTTGQSEVVLITHEGMSIRFSEEDVRSMGRATTGVRGIDLDEKDVVVALAIIVPDATLLVAGENGIGKRTAFDEYRLQTRGGKGIITMKTTDKTGGIAGALTVRDSEEIMLITSGGQMVRTFVKDVREAGRNTMGVKLINLEQGDKLQAIAPVISERDEEESPAPPAPTEPIAPAAS from the coding sequence ATGTCCGACCAACCCATTCCCACCCCGAACGAAGGCCAACCGCCTCAACCAGCCCAACCAGTTGGCGCTAGGCCGCTGTTTGCCGCCAACGAGAAAATCACCAAGATCAACGTCGCCGATGAGATCAAGAACTCGTTTCTTGATTATTCGATGTCGGTGATCATCTCGCGGGCGCTGCCTGATGTGCGCGATGGTCTCAAACCTTCCCAGCGCCGCATTCTGTATGCCATGAATGACCTTGGCGTGCAGCCTAATCGCAAGCATGTCAAGTGCGCCAAAATCGTCGGCGAAACCATGGGTAATTACCATCCGCACGGCGACCAGGCCATTTACCCGACGCTGGTACACATGGCCCAACCGTGGGCGATGCGTGATCGTCTCATTGAAGGACAGGGGAATTTCGGTTCCGTGGACGGCGACCCCCCGGCGTCCATGCGGTACACTGAGGCAAGGCTGGCGCACCTCGGGGCGGTCCTCATGGTGGACATGCAGAAGGATACGGTGGATTTTGTTCCGAATTACGACGAAACCCGCACTGAACCGACGGTTTTTCCGGCAGCATTTCCAAACCTGCTGGTCAATGGCGGTACCGGTATCGCTGTCGGCATGGCCACCAATATCCCGCCGCATAATCTCGGCGAGGTGATTGACGGCGTTTGCGCCCAGATTGATAATCCAGCCATCACGATCCCGCAGTTGATGAAGTTCATCAAAGGGCCGGATTTCCCCACCGGTTGCACAGTGTGTGGGCTGGATGCCATTAAGCAATACTTCACCACTGGACGCGGCAGCATCAAGGCGCGCGGGCGGGTGGTGATCGAGCAACTCAAGGGTAACAAGGAGCAGATTGTCATCACGGAAATCCCGTACAACGTCAACCGCGCCGGGCTGGTGGAGCGCCTAGCGGAAATGGTGAATGAAAAGACCCCGGGATTGACTGATATTTCCGCCATTCGTGACGAATCGGATGAAAACACCCGCGTGGTCATTGAGTTAAAGCGGGACGGGATACCCAAGGTGGTTGTCAACAACCTGTATCAGTTGACGCAGTTGGAAACCAGCTTCTCGGTGAACATGCTGGCCATTGATCATGGCCGGCCCAAGACGCTGAACCTGAAGGAACTCATCAACTGCTACATCGAACACCGTCGCGAGGTCATCCTGCGCCGCACCCGGTTCGAGTTGCGTCAGGCCGAGGAACGCGCCGAACTGCTCGAAGGCTACTTGATCGCGCTCGCCAACCTGGACGAGTTCATCCACATCATTCGCAGCTCCAGCACGCGTGAAGAAGCCAAGATCAAGCTGCTCGCGTTTGAGTGGTCGCGCGCGCAAGTCGAGACTCTGGGTATCTTGATACGCAGTGAGGCGCGACTTATCAGTGGACGCTACTCGCTCAGCGAGCACCAGGTGAATGCCATTCTCGAGTTACGACTGTATCAGTTGACTGGCTTGGAAATTGACAAGGTGGAGGCCGAGTACAAAAAGCTTATCGAACTCATTAAGGACTTGCTCGACATCCTGGCGCGGGAGGAACGCGTCTTTGCCATCATCAAGGACGAGTTGCGCGGCGTGAAAGAAAAATACGCCACTCCGCGCCTCACCGAATTGATGCCGGATGAAGGTGAGATGGCCATTGAAGATTTGATTGCCAACGAGGGCGTCATCATCACCATCACTCACAACAGCCTGATCAAACGCACCAACATTTCTAATTACCGCGCCCAGCGGCGCGGTGGCAAGGGTGTGATTGGCATGGCCACCAAGGAGGGCGTAGTAGTTGAGGGTGAGGAGAAGGATTTTATTGAACACCTATTTACCGCCAACACTCACGATTACCTGATGTTCTTCACGAGTACGGGCCGCATCTATGTGGAACGGGTGTATGAGGTGCCGGATATGGGGCGTGCCGCCAAGGGCCGCAGCATCGCCAACTTGCTCGAGATGCAGGCCAATGAAAAAGTGGCGGCCATGATGTGCATCAATTCCAAGACCGGTCCGACCAAGGATGACCTTACTTGGCAGCAGCCGGGCTGCCTGTTCTTTGCCACTCAAAAAGGTACCGTCAAGAAGACGGCGTTGGAGGAATTCGCCAATGTGCGCAAAGGCGGCATTATCGCCATTAATATCGAGCCAGGCGATACCCTGATTGATGTCAAGATGACCACCGGCCAGAGCGAAGTGGTGCTCATCACTCATGAAGGTATGAGCATCCGGTTCTCGGAAGAGGATGTGCGCTCCATGGGCCGCGCCACAACGGGCGTGCGCGGCATTGATCTGGATGAAAAAGACGTGGTCGTGGCTCTAGCCATCATTGTACCGGATGCCACCCTCTTGGTAGCGGGTGAGAACGGCATTGGCAAACGCACTGCGTTTGATGAATACCGCCTGCAAACTCGCGGCGGCAAAGGCATCATTACCATGAAAACTACCGACAAGACTGGCGGCATTGCCGGAGCCTTGACGGTGCGCGACAGCGAAGAAATCATGCTTATCACCTCCGGTGGTCAAATGGTGCGCACGTTCGTGAAAGATGTTCGCGAAGCAGGCCGCAATACCATGGGAGTCAAGCTTATCAACTTGGAGCAGGGCGATAAACTGCAAGCCATTGCCCCGGTCATCTCCGAGCGGGATGAGGAAGAATCGCCTGCTCCGCCCGCACCAACCGAGCCAATTGCGCCAGCGGCAAGTTAA
- a CDS encoding amylo-alpha-1,6-glucosidase, whose product MPDLHMTPGCGERLAKFVGDQLRFTLQDRTGGAGAPGWRAFLRTNLGRAELLRNEVVQAHFQKAPLAGASWRDVPMVAGASGWELVLPLSEVGFFSAKAYLLDPDGFQHWPWGPDFGVSVNPNDTRTANLIYCAFPRLFGDTRERQTANDKALEPAMQQLDEQDFTVIPPSGKLRDLTRQLPHIFGKLGCRILHLLPVNPTPTVFARFGRYGSPYAVQDLTAIDPALVEFDCRTTGLDQFQELVRGVHRHEGKLFLDLVINHTGWGAPLWENHPEWYRRLPNGEFESPGAWGNIWRDLVELDQRFPALWAELAEVFLTWCRRGVDGFRCDAGYKIPVVVWQHIIARVRQEYPETIFLLEGLGGAWEATDTLLHEGGMQWAYSELFQNYSGAEVSKYLDYALGQCRRTGLYVHYSETHDNARLAAKGQAWSLLRNRLCALASVSGGYGFTCGVEWLAAEKINVHGCTGLAWEAAENLVPQLSRLNLLLAEHPCFFDGAAITRLSAPESPVLALSRVSEEGADQVLILVNTDVEHAHTVEFAPTALPFEKLKVDLLHQHMPHRGHADHKIQFQLEPGAAYCLAATEKPHGLAGEAYRRARAQAAWAVAALGCALPLEYIGAIDWRKLAALVETSPKAFLEALTGLDATQRLPDVLGALAESARAPRYGSVLLITQLDVLRITPVPPAHWLLVRDTVSFRATLKSGAGSRALNLQSFPAQDGHFVAIPPGQPLGMAELQLDRNHATEPGWQARLEFLPATPDLRVLEMAAVRTPDSPLNLPLVLLTNGLGGMARLCVDLGRTTSKYDCVLGANLNPEFPVDRHVFAKRIRIWVNADGFITPLNADNLVAFEPGPPAVWRFVANAGDGRSVEIQMHAGMVEGRNATVLKILRPPTPPPLGRDLPAACNVRLTVRVDIEDRNFHWETHHNGGAEYHFQSHTHLLQECAGFAFRPAADRQLTVSADHGFYHHQSEWSDNLPHPVEQSRGMPGSGDGYSPGWFDLPLRKGDATTLILSAEPHALPAPEVQSAVAPRKPAGTDPLDDRLLVAARAFLVRRGQGKTVIAGYPWFLDWGRDTLICARGLLAAEWRTEVLEILRTFARFEQNGTLPNSIHGDNATNRDTTDAPLWFGVLCEDFAETDPKFNPKAFYALPVDDQGRTVRQVLKSIAEHYLAGTPNGIRVDLESGLVWSPSHFTWMDTNFPAGTPREGYPVEIQALWIRLLRQLHRLGETRDGLTYAELAARAEHSFTTRFWLEQPGWLADVLLAKPGVSAANAVVDHALRSNALLAVSLGLLKGEPARRCVEAARQYLLVPGAVRSLAPLPAQPPYPIHAADGRLLNNPAEPYWGRYEGDEDTRRKPAYHNGTAWTWTLPVFCEALVRAYERQPEAIAAARAYLGGMAQSMSRNCLGQIPEILDGDAPHQARGCDAQAWGVTETLRVWRWLGTIAS is encoded by the coding sequence ATGCCAGACTTGCACATGACGCCCGGCTGCGGCGAACGCTTGGCGAAGTTCGTCGGGGATCAACTGCGTTTCACCCTGCAAGACCGCACTGGCGGGGCAGGCGCGCCAGGCTGGCGCGCGTTTTTGCGCACCAATCTGGGGCGCGCGGAGCTGTTGCGCAATGAAGTCGTGCAAGCCCATTTCCAAAAGGCTCCGCTGGCCGGCGCTTCCTGGCGCGATGTCCCGATGGTCGCCGGAGCATCCGGCTGGGAACTGGTGCTGCCGCTTTCCGAAGTCGGCTTTTTCAGCGCCAAAGCGTATTTGCTCGATCCCGATGGTTTTCAGCACTGGCCGTGGGGACCGGACTTCGGTGTATCCGTGAACCCGAATGACACGCGCACCGCGAATTTGATTTACTGCGCGTTTCCCCGTTTGTTTGGCGATACCCGCGAGCGGCAAACCGCCAATGACAAGGCTTTGGAGCCTGCCATGCAGCAATTGGACGAACAGGATTTCACGGTCATCCCGCCGTCGGGCAAACTGCGCGATCTGACGCGGCAGTTGCCCCACATCTTCGGGAAGCTGGGCTGCCGCATTCTGCATCTGTTGCCCGTGAATCCCACACCCACGGTCTTTGCGCGCTTCGGGCGTTATGGCAGCCCGTACGCGGTGCAGGACTTGACGGCCATTGATCCCGCGCTCGTGGAATTTGACTGCCGAACCACCGGGCTTGATCAATTCCAGGAATTAGTGCGCGGCGTACACCGGCACGAGGGGAAATTGTTTCTGGACCTGGTGATCAATCATACCGGCTGGGGGGCACCGCTGTGGGAGAATCATCCGGAATGGTACCGGCGCCTGCCGAACGGCGAATTTGAAAGCCCCGGCGCGTGGGGGAACATCTGGCGGGACCTGGTGGAACTGGACCAGCGGTTCCCGGCGTTGTGGGCCGAGCTGGCCGAGGTTTTCCTCACCTGGTGCCGACGGGGGGTGGATGGCTTCCGTTGCGATGCCGGCTACAAAATTCCCGTGGTCGTCTGGCAGCATATCATTGCCCGAGTGCGACAGGAATATCCGGAGACGATCTTTTTACTCGAAGGCCTCGGCGGAGCGTGGGAAGCGACGGACACATTGCTACACGAGGGCGGCATGCAGTGGGCGTACTCCGAATTATTTCAAAACTACTCGGGCGCGGAGGTTTCAAAGTACCTGGACTACGCCTTGGGCCAATGCCGGCGCACCGGACTCTATGTGCATTACAGCGAGACGCACGACAACGCGCGCCTAGCGGCGAAGGGTCAAGCCTGGTCGCTGCTGCGCAACCGGCTTTGCGCGCTGGCCAGCGTTTCCGGCGGGTATGGTTTTACATGCGGGGTGGAATGGCTGGCCGCCGAGAAGATCAATGTGCACGGCTGCACCGGGCTCGCGTGGGAAGCGGCGGAGAACCTGGTGCCGCAGCTCAGCCGCCTGAATCTGCTGCTGGCGGAACATCCCTGTTTCTTTGATGGCGCCGCCATCACCCGCCTCAGCGCGCCGGAGTCGCCGGTACTCGCGCTGAGCCGCGTCTCCGAGGAAGGCGCGGACCAGGTCCTGATCCTCGTCAACACCGATGTTGAGCACGCGCACACGGTGGAGTTCGCGCCCACGGCGCTGCCGTTTGAAAAACTGAAGGTGGACCTGCTGCATCAACACATGCCCCACCGGGGGCATGCGGACCATAAAATTCAGTTTCAACTGGAACCCGGCGCCGCGTATTGCCTCGCCGCCACGGAAAAGCCGCACGGTTTGGCGGGCGAGGCGTATCGCCGCGCGCGCGCGCAAGCCGCCTGGGCCGTCGCCGCGCTGGGGTGCGCGTTGCCGCTTGAGTATATCGGCGCGATTGACTGGCGGAAGCTAGCTGCCCTCGTTGAAACCTCGCCCAAGGCGTTTCTTGAAGCGCTCACCGGCCTGGATGCCACCCAACGCCTGCCGGACGTGCTCGGCGCGTTGGCGGAGTCCGCGCGCGCGCCGCGCTATGGCAGCGTCCTGCTGATCACTCAACTCGATGTCCTCCGCATCACGCCGGTACCGCCCGCGCACTGGCTGCTGGTGCGGGACACGGTTTCGTTCCGCGCCACACTGAAGTCCGGCGCTGGCAGCCGCGCCTTGAACCTGCAATCGTTCCCCGCGCAGGATGGGCATTTCGTCGCGATCCCGCCGGGGCAGCCGCTCGGGATGGCAGAACTGCAACTGGATCGCAACCACGCCACCGAGCCCGGCTGGCAGGCGCGACTGGAATTTCTCCCGGCGACACCCGATCTGCGCGTTCTGGAGATGGCCGCGGTGCGCACGCCCGATTCGCCGCTGAATCTGCCGCTGGTTTTGCTCACCAACGGCCTGGGCGGCATGGCCCGGCTCTGCGTGGACCTGGGCCGCACCACCTCCAAGTACGATTGCGTGCTGGGAGCCAATCTGAATCCGGAGTTCCCCGTGGATCGCCACGTCTTCGCCAAGCGTATCCGCATCTGGGTGAATGCCGATGGTTTCATCACGCCGCTCAACGCCGACAATCTGGTCGCGTTCGAGCCCGGCCCGCCGGCGGTCTGGCGCTTTGTCGCCAACGCCGGGGATGGCCGCAGCGTGGAAATCCAGATGCACGCCGGCATGGTGGAAGGGCGCAACGCCACCGTCCTGAAAATCCTGCGGCCCCCGACGCCGCCGCCGCTCGGCAGGGATTTGCCTGCCGCGTGTAACGTGCGCCTGACCGTGCGGGTGGATATCGAAGACCGCAACTTCCATTGGGAAACGCATCACAACGGCGGCGCGGAATATCACTTTCAATCCCACACCCACCTCTTGCAGGAATGCGCCGGGTTCGCGTTTCGCCCGGCGGCAGACCGGCAACTGACGGTCTCGGCCGATCACGGCTTCTATCATCATCAATCGGAATGGTCGGACAACCTGCCGCATCCCGTCGAACAGAGCCGCGGCATGCCGGGCAGCGGCGATGGCTACAGCCCGGGCTGGTTTGATCTCCCGCTGCGCAAAGGCGACGCCACGACCCTGATTCTTTCCGCCGAACCCCACGCGCTGCCCGCGCCGGAGGTTCAGAGCGCCGTCGCGCCCCGCAAACCGGCGGGGACGGATCCGCTCGACGACCGTCTGCTCGTCGCCGCCCGCGCTTTCCTGGTCCGGCGCGGCCAGGGCAAGACCGTCATCGCCGGTTACCCCTGGTTCCTTGATTGGGGCCGCGACACGCTGATTTGCGCGCGCGGGCTGCTCGCGGCCGAGTGGCGCACCGAAGTGCTGGAAATTCTGCGCACCTTTGCCCGCTTCGAGCAAAACGGCACGCTGCCCAACTCCATCCATGGCGACAACGCCACGAACCGCGACACCACCGACGCGCCGCTGTGGTTCGGCGTCCTGTGCGAAGACTTCGCCGAGACCGATCCCAAGTTCAATCCCAAGGCGTTCTATGCGCTCCCGGTGGATGATCAAGGGCGCACTGTGCGGCAGGTCCTGAAATCCATTGCGGAGCATTACCTCGCGGGCACCCCCAACGGCATCCGCGTGGACCTTGAGTCCGGCCTCGTCTGGAGCCCCTCGCACTTCACGTGGATGGACACCAACTTCCCCGCCGGCACACCGCGCGAAGGTTACCCGGTGGAAATTCAGGCGCTGTGGATTCGCCTCCTGCGCCAGCTCCACCGACTGGGCGAGACCCGCGACGGCCTCACCTACGCCGAATTGGCCGCGCGCGCGGAACATTCCTTTACCACCCGCTTCTGGCTGGAGCAACCGGGCTGGCTCGCCGATGTCCTGCTGGCCAAACCCGGCGTGTCCGCCGCGAACGCCGTGGTGGATCACGCGCTGCGCAGCAACGCGCTGCTGGCCGTCAGCCTGGGCCTGCTCAAGGGGGAACCGGCCCGCCGCTGCGTGGAAGCCGCGCGCCAATACCTGCTGGTGCCCGGCGCGGTGCGCTCCCTCGCGCCGTTGCCCGCCCAACCGCCGTATCCGATTCACGCCGCCGATGGCCGCCTGCTGAACAACCCGGCCGAACCGTACTGGGGACGCTACGAGGGCGACGAAGACACGCGCCGCAAACCGGCTTATCATAACGGCACGGCCTGGACGTGGACCTTGCCGGTGTTCTGCGAGGCGCTGGTGCGCGCGTACGAGCGCCAGCCGGAAGCCATCGCCGCCGCGCGCGCCTACCTGGGCGGCATGGCGCAATCCATGTCGCGCAACTGCCTCGGCCAAATCCCGGAAATTCTGGACGGCGACGCGCCGCATCAAGCCCGCGGTTGCGACGCCCAAGCCTGGGGCGTCACGGAAACCCTGCGCGTCTGGCGCTGGCTGGGAACGATTGCGTCTTGA
- a CDS encoding 3-phosphoshikimate 1-carboxyvinyltransferase, producing MSLPELIEIVPLTHPVQANLTVPGSKSITNRALVLAALGEGPYQLNGALWSEDTQVMVDCLRKLGFAVHVHPDAAEFANRQLVIQGLGGKIPLGGTEEKPLELFVGNAGTAARFLAAMVCLGHGVYRLHGVPRMHERPQAALFDALRALGYRVDAPGGKVPAVIHGSGPRRGSCQVSLAESSQFASALLLGAGVGGWHVTIAGDNEEESPYVEMTRQLCDVFPPTGGAFTVEPDASGGSYFWGVNALPSPAGGGKHRVSVARWPDSGWQIDAAFPQYLPLPNTLSRSRHLGDSIMTAIVLAPFAAAPTRFTDLGRLRVQECERVKALQTELTKCGANVVEAGDTLEITPSLLHGAEIETYHDHRMAMCFAILGLHVPGIKIKNPACVNKTFPNFFAKLAAPTPAGLGATIRDAATGRVLSGGDLTTI from the coding sequence ATGTCGCTGCCTGAATTGATCGAAATCGTTCCGCTGACCCATCCGGTCCAGGCGAACCTCACCGTCCCGGGATCGAAGAGCATTACGAACCGCGCGCTGGTGCTCGCGGCGTTGGGCGAGGGTCCCTACCAGCTCAATGGGGCCTTGTGGAGTGAGGATACGCAAGTGATGGTGGATTGCCTTCGCAAACTCGGGTTTGCCGTTCACGTTCACCCTGATGCTGCGGAATTCGCCAACCGCCAACTGGTGATCCAGGGTTTGGGCGGAAAGATACCGCTGGGCGGGACGGAAGAAAAGCCGTTGGAATTATTTGTCGGGAACGCGGGCACGGCGGCGCGTTTTCTTGCGGCCATGGTCTGTCTGGGCCACGGTGTCTATCGGTTGCACGGAGTGCCGCGGATGCACGAGCGCCCGCAGGCCGCGCTCTTTGACGCCCTGCGCGCGTTGGGTTATCGCGTGGATGCGCCCGGCGGCAAGGTGCCTGCCGTCATCCACGGCTCCGGCCCGCGCCGGGGCTCGTGTCAGGTGAGCCTTGCGGAGAGTTCGCAGTTCGCCTCCGCGCTGCTCCTGGGTGCCGGTGTCGGCGGTTGGCACGTCACGATCGCCGGCGATAACGAAGAGGAATCACCCTACGTGGAAATGACGCGCCAGTTATGCGACGTATTCCCGCCCACCGGCGGCGCGTTCACGGTTGAACCGGATGCCTCTGGCGGCAGTTATTTCTGGGGCGTCAACGCCCTGCCGTCCCCGGCGGGGGGCGGAAAGCATCGTGTCAGCGTGGCGCGCTGGCCGGATTCCGGCTGGCAGATTGACGCGGCGTTTCCGCAATATCTGCCCTTGCCCAACACGCTTTCCCGGAGTCGTCACCTGGGTGATAGCATCATGACGGCCATTGTGCTTGCCCCATTCGCTGCTGCGCCCACCCGCTTCACGGATCTGGGCCGCCTGCGCGTGCAGGAATGCGAGCGCGTCAAGGCGCTGCAAACCGAATTAACCAAGTGTGGCGCGAACGTTGTGGAAGCGGGCGATACCCTGGAAATCACTCCCTCCCTGTTGCACGGCGCGGAAATTGAGACGTATCATGATCATCGCATGGCGATGTGTTTTGCAATTCTGGGATTGCATGTTCCCGGTATTAAAATCAAGAATCCCGCCTGCGTGAACAAAACGTTTCCGAACTTTTTTGCGAAATTGGCCGCGCCAACCCCTGCCGGGTTGGGTGCGACCATCCGGGACGCAGCCACCGGACGCGTATTGAGCGGTGGCGATTTGACGACCATTTAA
- the cmk gene encoding (d)CMP kinase has product MSGTKQNIVVAIDGTSASGKSTNARLITRKLGYVYVDTGAMYRTLAWYCLRKGLDIHDAKAVGNACRRWKTELKCELTGDIRSVRLYVEGYYPEKEIRTAETSAAVPHVAAVPKVRDWMKNAQRSCIQFGDLVMEGRDIGTNVFPETDYKFYLDASLAERTRRREADGVNENLAARDQRDSQRAAAPLMIPLGAVVINNSGDTPEQTSNRIIAEVQKRLESHL; this is encoded by the coding sequence ATGAGCGGCACCAAACAAAACATCGTTGTGGCGATTGATGGCACCAGCGCCAGTGGCAAAAGCACCAATGCCCGACTGATCACCCGCAAACTCGGCTACGTGTATGTGGATACCGGCGCCATGTACCGGACCCTCGCCTGGTACTGCCTGCGCAAGGGGCTCGATATCCATGACGCCAAGGCTGTGGGCAACGCCTGCCGCCGTTGGAAAACCGAGCTGAAATGCGAGCTCACCGGGGATATTCGATCTGTGCGCCTCTACGTGGAGGGGTACTACCCGGAAAAAGAAATCCGCACCGCCGAAACCAGCGCCGCCGTGCCGCACGTTGCCGCCGTGCCCAAGGTGCGTGATTGGATGAAAAACGCCCAGCGCAGTTGCATCCAGTTCGGCGACCTAGTGATGGAGGGACGCGATATTGGCACTAATGTGTTCCCCGAGACGGATTATAAATTTTACCTGGATGCCAGCCTGGCAGAGCGTACCCGCCGACGGGAAGCCGACGGGGTCAACGAGAATCTCGCCGCCCGCGACCAGCGGGACAGCCAGCGCGCCGCTGCGCCGTTGATGATTCCCCTCGGCGCCGTGGTGATTAATAATTCCGGCGATACGCCGGAGCAAACCTCCAACCGCATCATTGCCGAAGTGCAAAAACGACTTGAAAGCCACCTATAA
- a CDS encoding lysophospholipid acyltransferase family protein yields the protein MKATYKFAQLLFGAISRYYFGQDIYHAERVPSEGPVILASNHASFYDPFLVGSSLDREVYYLARQSAFFFPLGPVIRAWNAVPVDREGGGPKGMIAIIERLKKGNAIVLFPEGTRTFDGQLQKVKSGLGLIVVKSRAPVVPVRVFGTYEAWNRKMIFPRPRHRMATTFGQPMYFKELRAEADHCTKERLREIYQIISDDIISGIAALKPSQES from the coding sequence TTGAAAGCCACCTATAAATTTGCCCAGTTGTTGTTCGGGGCGATCAGCCGTTACTATTTCGGCCAGGATATTTATCACGCCGAGCGGGTACCGTCGGAAGGACCAGTCATTCTCGCTAGCAATCACGCCAGCTTTTATGACCCGTTCCTGGTCGGGTCCTCACTGGATCGGGAAGTGTACTACCTTGCCCGACAAAGCGCCTTTTTCTTCCCGTTGGGACCGGTGATACGGGCCTGGAACGCGGTCCCTGTTGACCGCGAAGGAGGCGGCCCGAAAGGAATGATAGCCATCATCGAACGCTTGAAGAAAGGAAATGCCATCGTGCTTTTTCCCGAGGGCACGCGCACGTTTGATGGCCAGTTGCAAAAGGTAAAGTCCGGCCTGGGTTTGATCGTCGTCAAATCCCGCGCTCCAGTGGTGCCGGTGCGCGTCTTCGGCACGTATGAGGCGTGGAATCGCAAAATGATTTTCCCGCGTCCGCGCCATCGCATGGCAACCACCTTTGGGCAGCCCATGTATTTTAAAGAATTGCGGGCCGAAGCGGACCATTGCACCAAGGAACGTCTGCGCGAGATTTACCAGATAATTTCGGATGATATCATATCAGGAATTGCCGCCTTAAAACCAAGCCAAGAGTCTTGA
- the nikR gene encoding nickel-responsive transcriptional regulator NikR — MKHQLAARFTVSLPPQLLKGLDIMVKAKGFANRSQAVAEMIRDRLVDQFQDTDDKEIAGTVTLVYDHHKPNLQAELTDAQHDHHAAIISTLHVHLDHHNCLEVLVLRGRTAAVKHLAERLLSVKGIKHGKLTITSTGKDLPG, encoded by the coding sequence ATGAAACACCAGCTTGCCGCCCGTTTCACCGTATCCCTGCCGCCTCAGTTATTGAAGGGGCTGGATATTATGGTGAAAGCCAAGGGTTTTGCCAATCGTTCCCAAGCGGTGGCGGAGATGATCCGGGATCGCCTGGTGGATCAATTTCAAGACACGGACGACAAGGAAATCGCCGGTACCGTGACGCTGGTTTATGATCATCATAAACCGAATTTGCAAGCGGAGTTGACCGACGCGCAACATGATCATCATGCTGCCATTATCTCCACGCTGCATGTCCACCTGGACCACCATAACTGTCTTGAAGTCTTGGTGCTGCGCGGACGCACCGCTGCGGTAAAACATCTGGCTGAACGCCTGCTTTCCGTAAAAGGCATCAAGCACGGCAAGTTGACCATTACCTCCACCGGCAAGGATTTACCGGGTTGA